Part of the Paenibacillus sp. FSL R7-0273 genome is shown below.
TCAGTAAACTTATTCAAACAGCGACAATAGTTAATATACATTAAATAAGGCCATAAAGTCAAGGATGAATTTGTTAATTGCTCAGGGTAAAAAGCGAACCCCGTAACGGCCCTTCCGCGAACGGTAAATTTCTACAAACTGCGGGTCATGATAGCCGTAGATCCAGCCGTCCTGCTCCAGCCTTTTGGCCAGACAGCCCGCCTGAAATCTCGTCCTGAACAGCTTGGCAAAATAGATCCAGTTCATGATGGATGTCTCCTTTGAAGTCGGGTATTCAGCGCTGCAGTTATAGCATACCCCATCATGACAGATAAATATGCGGGACCTGCTACTCTCATAACCTGAAAGCCGCAAGTCCCGCCTTTAAAATATTTAAACTAGGCCTATACTCCGAACGAAGCCGGGTCCTTCCGCCAAGATTGCAGCAGCGCTACATCGCTCTCTGCGATCTTGCCCTGGCTCAGGGCTACATCGATCAGGGTCGTGTAGTTGGACAGGCTCTGCAGCGGCACACCGGCTGCTGCGAACGCTTCAGTGGCACGGTCCAGCTCATAGCTGAAGATCGCCAGAACCGCCAGAACCTCTCCGCCTGCTTCCTCTACCGCCTGAGCCGCTTTGATCGAGCTGCCGCCGGTGGAGATCAGGTCCTCGATCACGATAACCTTCTGGCCGGGCGAGATACTGCCCTCGATCTGGTTCTGCTTGCCGTGGCCTTTGGCCTTGTCGCGGATATAAGCCATCGGCAGATTCAGCTTATCGGATACCCAGGCCGCATGCGGGATACCGGCGGTTGCTGTGCCTGCGATGACCTGCGCCTCGGGATAGCTGGCTTTAATCAGCTCTGCAAAGCCGCCTGCAATATAGTTACGCACTTCCGGGAAGGACATTGTCAGACGGTTGTCACAATAGATTGGCGATTTGATGCCGGAGGTCCAGGTGAACGGGTCCTGCGGACGCAGGGCAACGGCCCCGATCTCCAGCAGATAGGCTGCAACTTGCTTACTTGTATTAGACAATGTACTCATGCTTGTGTCATCTCCTCAATAATGGATAGTGCTGCTGCGCGCGGGTCGGCTGCTGCGGTAATCGGACGGCCTATGACCAGGAAGTGGCTGCCCTGACGGATAGCTTGTCCAGGCGTCATAACACGGGACTGGTCATCCAGGGACGAGCCTGCCGGACGGATACCCGGCGTTACCGTGACGAATTCCGGACCGCAGGCTGCTGCGATCGCTGCCGACTCCTGCGGGGAAGCAACTACGCCATGCAGGCCCGCTTCAGCCGCCAGCTTAGCATAACGAACTACGGTATCCTCTACATTCCCGGCAATGCCGATCTCTTCGTTCATGACTTCCTGGCTCGTGCTTGTAAGCTGTGTCACCGCAATAATCAGCGGGATGTGCAGCGAAGGATTCAGGCTGACCGCCTTTGCGGCTCCCTCCAGTGCTGCAGCCATCATCGTCTTACCGCCGGAGGCATGCACGTTGAACATGTCTACACCTAGTCTGGTGATGCTCTCAGCACCGCCGCGGACTGTATTCGGGATATCATGCATTTTCACATCCAGGAAGACGGAATAGCCGCGTTCCTTAAGCTCTCTGATAAAATCCGGCCCTGCTGCATAGAACAGTTGCATGCCGACCTTCAGGTAGCACGGAATGCCTTCCAGCTTATCAATCAGGACCCGCGCCGAATCTGCATCCGGATAATCCAGCGGAATCATCAGCCTGCCGGCCATTTCATCCCGTCTGGCAATCTGGCCAATCGTCTCATGCTCTGTCTGCTCTGGGGTTTGCTGTTCCATCGGTCGTTCTCCCTCTCCTTCATTCATCATCTGCTTGCCCGGGCACAGTTGAACGGTCTGCGCTAACGCAAACCGTTCCCTGTATGAAACCGCCCGCAGGCGGTTCCTGGTATTCATATCTTATTGTCCGACAAAAGCGGGCATCGACTGTGACGAGAAGTTGATCGTCTGCAGCATTTTCAGCAGCGCTGCTACGGTATCGAGCGAGGTCATACATACCACGCCGTTCTCAACCGCTTCGCGGCGGATGCGGAAGCCGTCACGCTCAGGTGTTTTACCCTTGGTCAGGGTGTTGAACACGAAGTTCGCCTGGCCGCTGCGGATCAGGTCGAGGATCGTAGGCTCGCCTTCGTCCAGCTTGTTGACGTTCATCACGTTCAGGCCGGACTGCTCCAGCGCCTGCGCCGTGCCGCCTGTAGCGATGATTTTGTAACCCATAGCATGGAAGCCCTTCATCAGCTCAACTGCTTCGGCTTTGTCTTTATCCGCTACTGTAACGATGATCGCGCCGGTCGCCGGAATTTTCATTCCTGCACCAATCAGACCTTTGTACAGCGCCTTGGCATACAGCTTGTCGCGGCCCATAACCTCACCGGTTGATTTCATTTCAGGTCCCAGGGTAGGCTCAACTCTGCGCAGCTTGGCAAAAGAGAACACTGGCACTTTAACCGATACATAGTCGCTCTCCGGCCACAGGCCTTCTGTGTAGCCCTCTTCCTTCAGCTTGCCGCCGAGGATGATTTTGGTCGCCAGATTCGCCATTGGAATGCCGGTTACCTTGCTCAGGAACGGAACCGTACGCGAGGAGCGCGGATTCACTTCGATTACGTACACTTCGTTCTGGTAGATAACGAACTGGATGTTCACCAGACCGATGGTCTTCAGCTCTTTGGCGATTTTGATCGTGATGTCGGTGATCTTCTGCTTCAGGCCTTCATCCAGATACTGCGGAGGATATACGGCGATGGAGTCGCCGGAGTGGACGCCTGCACGCTCCACATGCTCCATGATACCCGGAATAACAACCGTTTCACCGTCGCAGATCGCGTCAACCTCAACCTCTTTGCCGAGCATATAACGGTCGATCAGGACCGGATGCTCCGGATTGATTTTGACCGCTTCAACCATGTAGCTCATCAGCTCAGCGTCGTTATATACGATTTCCATTGCGCGGCCGCCCAGCACGTAGGAAGGACGCACCAGCACCGGATAGCCGAGGGACTGGGCTGTTTCTACCGCCTGGCTTGCATCGGTTACTGTCTTGCCTTTCGGCTGTGCGATATCCAGACGGGCCAGCAGCGCTTCGAACCGCTTGCGGTCCTCAGCTTCGTCGATGCTCGACAGGCTGGTTCCGAGGATGTTCACACCGGCAGCCGCCAGCGGCGCAGCAAGGTTGATGGCCGTCTGGCCGCCAAACTGCACGATAACCCCGATCGGATTCTCCTGGGCAATGACGTTCATTACATCTTCAAAGAACAGCGGTTCAAAATACAACCGGTCCGAGGTATTGAAATCCGTAGACACCGTCTCCGGGTTGTTGTTGATAATAACGGCCTCATAGCCGGCGTTCTGGATCGCCCATACCGCGTGAACAGTGGAGTAGTCGAACTCAATCCCCTGGCCGATACGGATCGGTCCCGAGCCTAGTACTACAACCTTCTGCTTGTCGGAATGAGTTACTTCGTTTTCTGTTTCATAAGTTGAGTAGTAGTACGGTGTCGATGCTTCGAATTCAGCAGCACAGGTATCTACCATCTTGAAGACCGGTGTCAGGCCTTGCGCAAGCCGCAGGCTGCGGACATCCGCCTCCTTCGTCTGGGCACCGCCCGGACGTCCTTCGGCACGAATCTCGGCGATGGCCCGGTCAGTGAAGCCTTTGCGCTTCGCCTGGTACAGCGTTTCAGCGCTCAACGTTTCTTCACTGCGCAGCACATCCTCGAATTGCACCAGTCCTTCAATCTTGGACAGGAACCACCAGTCTACATTCGTAATATCCTGGATTTCCTGCAGCTGATAGCCGCGGCGGTAAGCTTCGGCGATGAGGAACAGGCGCTCATCGTCCGCTTTGGCCAGACGGTTACGCAGCACACTGTCTTCCAGCAGCTCGGCACCCGGCAGACGGAAGCGGTGAACTCCGATTTCCAGGGAACGGACAGCCTTGTGGATCGACTCTTCAAAGGTACGGCCAATCGCCATCACTTCGCCGGTCGCTTTCATCTGTGTGCCCAGCTTGCGGTTCGCCGAGGTGAACTTGTCGAACGGCCAGCGCGGGATTTTGCTGACGATATAGTCCAGCGTCGGCTCGAAGCAGGCATACGTCTGGCCGGTAACCGGGTTAACGATTTCGTCGAGCGTGTAGCCGAGGGCGATTTTGGCTGCCATCTTAGCGATTGGATAGCCGGTTGCCTTGGAGGCAAGCGCCGAAGAGCGGCTGACACGCGGATTTACTTCAATTACATAATATTGATAGCTTTGCGGATCAAGCGCGAACTGTACGTTACAGCCGCCTTCAATGTTCAGCGCACGGATGATCTTCAGTGAAGCGCTGCGCAGCATCTGGTATTCACGGTCGGAGAGCGTCTGGCTCGGTGCTACAACGATACTGTCGCCAGTATGTACACCTACAGGGTCAAAGTTCTCCATATTGCAGACAACGATACAGTTGTCATTTGCGTCACGCATAACTTCGTATTCTACTTCCTTCATGCCGGCGATGCTCTTCTCGACCAGACACTGGCCGATCGGGCTGTAGCGGATACCCGCTTTTACTGTCTCACGCAGCTCTTCCGCGTTGTCACAGATCCCGCCGCCGGTTCCGCCCAGGGTATACGCCGGACGGACAATCAGCGGGAAGCCGATTTCCTCAGCAAAGCTCATAGCTTCGTCTACTGTAGTGATAATAATACTTTCCGGAACCGGCTGGTCCAGCTCGCGCATCAGTTCGCGGAACAGGTCGCGGTCCTCTGCCTTCTCGATCGAGTGCAGCTGAGTACCCAGCAGCTTCACGTTCTCTGCTTCCAGTACGCCGGCACGCGCCAGCTCAACCGCCATGTTCAAGCCGGTCTGGCCGCCCAGTGTCGGCAGCAGTCCGTCAGGACGCTCCTGGCGGATGATGCCTGTTACGAACTCAAGGGTGATTGGCTCAATGTAGACCTTATCAGCCATGTTAGTATCCGTCATGATGGTGGCCGGGTTGCTGTTGATCAGTACAACCTCCACGCCTTCTTCCTTCAGGGCCTGGCAGGCCTGTGTGCCTGCATAGTCAAACTCGGCGGCCTGGCCGATGACGATCGGACCGGAGCCGATGACGAGGATTTTTTTAAGTTTATCATTCTTAGGCATAATTATAGAGCTCCTTTCACGGCTTCAAGCTTCGGCGTTTGTTTAGGTGCCGTGATTCTGGCATTGGCAGCAAGCTGCGCCTGGCGCGAGCCGGCAGGCGTCTTCGCTTTGTGGTCAGCAATCATCTGCAGGAAACGGTCGAACAGATAGCTGCTGTCATGTGGTCCCGGCGCTGCTTCCGGATGGTATTGCACCGAAAAGGCAGGGTAACGGGTATGCTTTAAACCTTCGATAGTCTTGTCATTGTTATTGATGTGCGTCACTTCAAGCTCGGTGCTCTGCACAGATTCTTCATTAACAGTGTAGCCGTGGTTCTGCGAGGTGATGAAGCAGCGTCCGCTCTCCAATTCCTTAACCGGGTGGTTACCGCCGCGGTGGCCGAATTTCAGCTTCTCAGTGTCTGCGCCGCAAGCCAGAGCGAACAATTGGTGGCCCAGGCAGATACCGAAGATCGGGTATTCTCCGAGCAGCTCAGAGATGGTGTTGACAGCGTAAGGTACATCTTTAGGATCCCCAGGGCCGTTGGACAGCTGGATGCCGTCAGGGTTCAGGCGGCGGATTTCGTCTGCAGTTACATCATGGGGCACAACCACTACGTCACAGCCGCGGTTGTTCAGCTCACGCAGGATACCCGTCTTCGCGCCGTAGTCAACCAGCACGATCCGTTCCTTTGTTCCAGGGCTGCTGTAGCTTGTAGTAGTCGAGGTGCGGGCAACCTGGTTACGCAGCTCCTCAATGGTTGTGTCACCCATCATTTCCATCAGCTCTTCCACACGCTTGTTAGAGGTAGTCAGGATGGCTTTCATCGTTCCGTAGTGGCGGATAATGCGGGTCAGCATCCGGGTGTCAATTTCACTGATCCCGGGAATGCCGTATTCCTTCAGCAGGTCGTCCACACTGTATTCAGCACGCCAGTTGCTCGGTACTTCTTCATGGCGGCGCACAACAAAGCCGTGTACAAAAGGACGCACGGATTCAAAATCATCACGCGTAATGCCGTAGTTCCCGATCAGCGGATAAGTCATCGTTACGATCTGTCCGCAGTAGGAAGGATCCGACAGTACCTCCTGATAACCTGTAATCCCTGTGTTAAAAACAACCTCGCCTGTCTTTTCGCCCTCAGCGCCAAATGCGGTACCTGTAAACAGCGTTCCGTCCTGAAGCAGCAATCTTGCCTGCATTTCCTTCCACTCCTTCTTGTTTCTGTAGTCTGATTCTATTGTCTCTATCCCGACTGAGTCAGGATGTTAGCTGTTTTGCGTCCAGACGGCCTTGCCGTCTACCCAGGTTGCTACCGGCCAGCCTTTCAGCTTCCATCCGGTAAACGGAGTGTTACGTCCTTTAGTGGCAAAAGTGGCCGGGTCTACCACCTGCTCTTCATTCAAGTCAATCAGTGTCAGATCAGCCGGTGCCCCAATGGCAAGGCTGCCTGTGTTAAGCCGGAATACGCGGGCCGGATCAGCAGTCATCCGCTGCACCAGCAAGCTCAGGTCCCATTTGCCTGTAGCTACAAAAGCGGTATACAGCAGCGGGAAGGCTGTCTCGAAGCCGACGATGCCAAACGGTGCAAGCTGCATGCCCTTGGCTTTTTCTTCTTCGCTGTGCGGTGCATGGTCTGTTACGATGATGTCGATCGTGCCGTCCAGCAGCCCCTCGATGCAGGCTTCCACATCGCGGCGGGAGCGCAGCGGCGGGTTCATTTTCCAGTTGGCGTCCATTCCAGGGATATCCTCTTCGGAGAGCAGCAGATGGTGCGGACACACTTCAGCAGTCACTTTAATGCCGATTTGCTTCGCCTGGCGGATCAGCCGTACCGACTGCTCTGTGCTGACGTGGCAGACATGGTAGTGAACGCCTGTAGCTTCAGCGAGCAGAACATCGCGGCCGACATGAATCGCTTCCGACTCATTTGGAATTCCCTTCAGACCATGCTTGGTTGCAAAAGTTCCTTCGTTAACCGCACAGCCTTCGACCAGTGAATCATCCTCACAGTGGGCGATAACCGGCATATCCAGGCTTGCAGCCAGCTTCATGGCATCCTTCATCATCTGGGCAGTCTGTACACCTACACCGTCGTCTGTAAAGCCGATCGCTCCGGCTTCCTTCAGGGCGGCAAAGTCAGTCAGCTCGCGGCCAAGCTCATTTTTGGTGATTGCCGCATATGGCAGTACTTTAACGAGTCCGGCTTCACGTGCTTTTTCTTTTACCAGCTCTACGATTTCAGGAGTGTCTGTTACCGGCCGGGTGTTCGGCATGCAGGCGATGGTGGTGAATCCGCCCTTGGCAGCCGAGCGTGCGCCCGTTTCGATCGTTTCTTTATGCTCAAAGCCAGGCTCGCGCAGATGCACATGCATGTCAATCAGGCCCGGTACCAGCAGCTTGCCTTCCGCATCGACAATCTCACCGGATTCTTCCGCAGGAAGCTCACTTTCAACCGCTGTAATGATTCCGTCCTGAACTACGATGTGCTTGATTTCCAGTTCGCCGTCTTTGTTCAATACGCTGGCGTTTCTAATGATCACGATGATGATTCTCCTTTTGCCTGCAAGCCGCAGCTCCAAGCTCTGTTTGTATTATATAATAAAAATTCATCTTTGTGTATATTTATTAATCCATTTATGTCAGGTTTTTTTAGTGTCTGTCTCTTCTATTGAAGTGCACGCTCCATGACTGCCATTCTCACCGGAACACCGTTAGCCATCTGCGGGAAAATCCGTGACTGGCTGCTCTCGACTACCGCATCATCGATCTCCACATTGCGGTTGACCGGCGCCGGATGCATGATGATCGTGTTCTTATCCAGCTTGGCTGCACGCTCTTCAGTGAGTCCGTACTGCTTGCGGTATTCATCGGCTGACTGCAGGATGCCTGTTGCATGGCGCTCCAGCTGCACTCTCAGCATCATAACCACATCCGCCTTCAGTGCTTCTTCTATACTAACGTAGGGTGCATACTGCGCCAGTTCAGGCGCCTTCATGCTGTCCGGGGCGCAGAACTGCACGCTTGCTCCCATCTTCGTCAGTCCCCAGAGGTTCGAGCGGGCCACCCGGCTATGCATAATGTCCCCGATAATCGACACTTTCAGGCCCTTCAGCTCGCCAAAATTTTTGGTCATCGTATACATGTCCAGCAGCGCCTGGGTCGGATGCTCGTTGTTGCCGTCTCCGGCATTGATCAGCGGGATGGATACCTTCTCCGCCAGCTGCTGCAGCACGCCTGCAGGCTTCAAACGCACAACTCCGGCGTCGATCCCCATCGATTCCAGTGTGCGCACTGTATCGTAGATCGACTCGCCTTTTTCTACACTGGAAGCTGCCGCCGTAAAATTCAGCACTTGCACACCAAGGCGTTTCTCAGCCATTTCGAAGGAAAAGCGGGTCCGTGTGCTATTCTCAAAAAACATGTTAGCCACAAACTGCGATCTCAGCACCGGTGTCAGCTTCTCCTTCTGGTTGTCCCAGTAAGCCGTTCTGTTCAAAAGCTGCAGAAGCTCTGTCCGGTCCAGCTCTTTAATCCCCAGCAGACTGCGTTCCTTCACCTTGGTTGCTGTCATCATTGTTATCGTTCCTCCCGGTTGGAAATAATGTAAACCTCGTCCTTGCCGTCGTATTCCGTCAGCGCCACTTCAATCTGCTCATGCCTGGAGGTCGGCACGTTTTTGCCGATGTAGTCCGGCCGGATCGGCAGCTCGCGGTGTCCGCGGTCGGCCAGCACAGCCAGCTGGATCATCCGCGGCCGTCCGCAGTCCATCAGGGCATCCATCGCTGCGCGGATCGTCCTTCCGGTGTACAGTACATCGTCGAACAAAATCACCTTCTTGTCGCGGATACCGCCGCTGCCTTCCGGAAGCTTCAGCATGCTCTCGGCTGCCTCCCGGCTGTCTCCGCCCTCGCGGTCATCCCGGTAGTGCGTGATGTCGAGCTCGCCCCAGGCAATCTCTACACC
Proteins encoded:
- a CDS encoding dihydroorotase, which codes for MIIRNASVLNKDGELEIKHIVVQDGIITAVESELPAEESGEIVDAEGKLLVPGLIDMHVHLREPGFEHKETIETGARSAAKGGFTTIACMPNTRPVTDTPEIVELVKEKAREAGLVKVLPYAAITKNELGRELTDFAALKEAGAIGFTDDGVGVQTAQMMKDAMKLAASLDMPVIAHCEDDSLVEGCAVNEGTFATKHGLKGIPNESEAIHVGRDVLLAEATGVHYHVCHVSTEQSVRLIRQAKQIGIKVTAEVCPHHLLLSEEDIPGMDANWKMNPPLRSRRDVEACIEGLLDGTIDIIVTDHAPHSEEEKAKGMQLAPFGIVGFETAFPLLYTAFVATGKWDLSLLVQRMTADPARVFRLNTGSLAIGAPADLTLIDLNEEQVVDPATFATKGRNTPFTGWKLKGWPVATWVDGKAVWTQNS
- a CDS encoding aspartate carbamoyltransferase catalytic subunit, with amino-acid sequence MMTATKVKERSLLGIKELDRTELLQLLNRTAYWDNQKEKLTPVLRSQFVANMFFENSTRTRFSFEMAEKRLGVQVLNFTAAASSVEKGESIYDTVRTLESMGIDAGVVRLKPAGVLQQLAEKVSIPLINAGDGNNEHPTQALLDMYTMTKNFGELKGLKVSIIGDIMHSRVARSNLWGLTKMGASVQFCAPDSMKAPELAQYAPYVSIEEALKADVVMMLRVQLERHATGILQSADEYRKQYGLTEERAAKLDKNTIIMHPAPVNRNVEIDDAVVESSQSRIFPQMANGVPVRMAVMERALQ
- the carA gene encoding glutamine-hydrolyzing carbamoyl-phosphate synthase small subunit — translated: MQARLLLQDGTLFTGTAFGAEGEKTGEVVFNTGITGYQEVLSDPSYCGQIVTMTYPLIGNYGITRDDFESVRPFVHGFVVRRHEEVPSNWRAEYSVDDLLKEYGIPGISEIDTRMLTRIIRHYGTMKAILTTSNKRVEELMEMMGDTTIEELRNQVARTSTTTSYSSPGTKERIVLVDYGAKTGILRELNNRGCDVVVVPHDVTADEIRRLNPDGIQLSNGPGDPKDVPYAVNTISELLGEYPIFGICLGHQLFALACGADTEKLKFGHRGGNHPVKELESGRCFITSQNHGYTVNEESVQSTELEVTHINNNDKTIEGLKHTRYPAFSVQYHPEAAPGPHDSSYLFDRFLQMIADHKAKTPAGSRQAQLAANARITAPKQTPKLEAVKGAL
- the carB gene encoding carbamoyl-phosphate synthase large subunit, producing MPKNDKLKKILVIGSGPIVIGQAAEFDYAGTQACQALKEEGVEVVLINSNPATIMTDTNMADKVYIEPITLEFVTGIIRQERPDGLLPTLGGQTGLNMAVELARAGVLEAENVKLLGTQLHSIEKAEDRDLFRELMRELDQPVPESIIITTVDEAMSFAEEIGFPLIVRPAYTLGGTGGGICDNAEELRETVKAGIRYSPIGQCLVEKSIAGMKEVEYEVMRDANDNCIVVCNMENFDPVGVHTGDSIVVAPSQTLSDREYQMLRSASLKIIRALNIEGGCNVQFALDPQSYQYYVIEVNPRVSRSSALASKATGYPIAKMAAKIALGYTLDEIVNPVTGQTYACFEPTLDYIVSKIPRWPFDKFTSANRKLGTQMKATGEVMAIGRTFEESIHKAVRSLEIGVHRFRLPGAELLEDSVLRNRLAKADDERLFLIAEAYRRGYQLQEIQDITNVDWWFLSKIEGLVQFEDVLRSEETLSAETLYQAKRKGFTDRAIAEIRAEGRPGGAQTKEADVRSLRLAQGLTPVFKMVDTCAAEFEASTPYYYSTYETENEVTHSDKQKVVVLGSGPIRIGQGIEFDYSTVHAVWAIQNAGYEAVIINNNPETVSTDFNTSDRLYFEPLFFEDVMNVIAQENPIGVIVQFGGQTAINLAAPLAAAGVNILGTSLSSIDEAEDRKRFEALLARLDIAQPKGKTVTDASQAVETAQSLGYPVLVRPSYVLGGRAMEIVYNDAELMSYMVEAVKINPEHPVLIDRYMLGKEVEVDAICDGETVVIPGIMEHVERAGVHSGDSIAVYPPQYLDEGLKQKITDITIKIAKELKTIGLVNIQFVIYQNEVYVIEVNPRSSRTVPFLSKVTGIPMANLATKIILGGKLKEEGYTEGLWPESDYVSVKVPVFSFAKLRRVEPTLGPEMKSTGEVMGRDKLYAKALYKGLIGAGMKIPATGAIIVTVADKDKAEAVELMKGFHAMGYKIIATGGTAQALEQSGLNVMNVNKLDEGEPTILDLIRSGQANFVFNTLTKGKTPERDGFRIRREAVENGVVCMTSLDTVAALLKMLQTINFSSQSMPAFVGQ
- the pyrR gene encoding bifunctional pyr operon transcriptional regulator/uracil phosphoribosyltransferase PyrR, whose translation is MATEKNVIMDETAIRRALSRIAHEILEKNKGIENCLLVGIRTRGVYLAQRIAERIKEIEGVEIAWGELDITHYRDDREGGDSREAAESMLKLPEGSGGIRDKKVILFDDVLYTGRTIRAAMDALMDCGRPRMIQLAVLADRGHRELPIRPDYIGKNVPTSRHEQIEVALTEYDGKDEVYIISNREER
- the pyrF gene encoding orotidine-5'-phosphate decarboxylase translates to MAGRLMIPLDYPDADSARVLIDKLEGIPCYLKVGMQLFYAAGPDFIRELKERGYSVFLDVKMHDIPNTVRGGAESITRLGVDMFNVHASGGKTMMAAALEGAAKAVSLNPSLHIPLIIAVTQLTSTSQEVMNEEIGIAGNVEDTVVRYAKLAAEAGLHGVVASPQESAAIAAACGPEFVTVTPGIRPAGSSLDDQSRVMTPGQAIRQGSHFLVIGRPITAAADPRAAALSIIEEMTQA
- the pyrE gene encoding orotate phosphoribosyltransferase, which produces MSTLSNTSKQVAAYLLEIGAVALRPQDPFTWTSGIKSPIYCDNRLTMSFPEVRNYIAGGFAELIKASYPEAQVIAGTATAGIPHAAWVSDKLNLPMAYIRDKAKGHGKQNQIEGSISPGQKVIVIEDLISTGGSSIKAAQAVEEAGGEVLAVLAIFSYELDRATEAFAAAGVPLQSLSNYTTLIDVALSQGKIAESDVALLQSWRKDPASFGV